The Arcobacter roscoffensis genome segment TGTTGAAGTTAGTAAAGATAGTTTTCATCCTTTTATATATGAAATGAAAAAAGAAGAATTTTTATTAAAAGTAGAAGATATTTTAGAAAAGTATTTATATGATGTCGATATAAGTAAAAGTAAAGATGAACTTTGTAAAGATATGATTCTTTCAGGAAGAGAAATATCAATACTTTTCTTTTTTATACTAAATAAAAAGAGATTTCTAAAATAGTTAAAAAAGCTTCAATTCGATATAATCGCCCATGGCAAAATTTAAAGTAGAATCAGAATACTCTCCTGCAGGAGATCAACCAAAAGCAATAGAAGCTTTAAGTAAAAGTATCCAAGATGGAAACCAATATAATACACTACTAGGTGTAACAGGTAGTGGTAAAACTTACACTATGGCAAAGGTTATTGAGAAAACTCAAAAGCCTACACTTATAATGACTCATAACAAAACTTTAGCTGCTCAATTATACTCTGAATTTAAGCAGTTCTTCCCAAACAATCATGTTGAGTACTTTATCTCTTATTATGATTATTATCAACCTGAAGCTTATATTCCAAGAAGTGATTTATTTATTGAAAAAGATTCATCAATTAATGCTGAACTTGAAAGATTAAGACTTAGTGCGACAGCTTCTCTTTTATCCTTTGATGATGTTATTGTTATTGCATCTGTTTCAGCTAACTATGGTTTAGGTAATCCAGAAGAGTATAAAGCAATGGTTCAAAGAATTGAAGTTGGCTTTGAATATTCTCAGAGAGAATTTCTACTGAAACTTGTAGAAATGGGTTACAAAAGAAATGATAAATTCTTTGATAGATCAGACTTTAGAGTAAATGGAGATGTTATTGATATATTCCCTGCTTATTATGAAGATGAATTTATTAGAGTTGAGTTTTTCGGTGATGAAGTTGAAACGATTACTAAACATGAGTATTTAACAAATGATAAGGTGAAAGAATTAGATGAGGTTATTATCTATTCTGTAAACCCTTTTGTTGTATCAAATGACAAGTTAGCAACAGCAGTTAAGCAAATAGAAGAAGAATTAGAAGAAAGACTTATTAATCTAAAAGCTAATGATAAATTAGTTGAGCATCAAAGATTAAAACAAAGAGTTGAGTTTGATTTAGAGATGATTGAGGGAACGGGTATGTGTAAGGGAATTGAAAACTATGCACGACACCTTACAGGTCAAAAGCCAGGTGAAACACCATATTCACTTATGAACTATTTTGAATCAATGCATGAAGAGTTTTTGCTAATAGTTGATGAGTCACATGTATCTCTTCCTCAGTTTAGAGGAATGCACGCTGCTGATAGATCAAGAAAAGAGGTTTTAGTTGATTATGGTTTTAGATTACCAAGTGCTTTAGATAATAGACCTTTAAAGTTTGATGAATTTATAAGTAGAAAAGCTTCATATTTATTTGTATCTGCAACACCAAATGAACTAGAAATTGAAAAAAGTGCGGTGGTAGCTGAACAGATTATTAGACCTACAGGTTTACTTGACCCAAAAATAGAGATTATGGATAGTGAACATCAAGTTGAAAAGCTTTTTGATGAGGTTAAAAGAGTAGTTGAAAAAGATGAAAGAGTTTTAATCACAGTTTTAACTAAAAAAATGGCAGAAGAATTAGCTTCATACTATTCTGATTTAGGAATAAAAGTTAAATATATGCACTCTGAAATTGATGCAATAGAAAGAAATCAAATTATTAGAGAGCTTAGGCTTGGTGAATTTGATGTACTTATTGGTATTAACTTACTAAGAGAAGGACTTGATATTCCAGAGACTTCACTAGTTGCTATTTTGGATGCAGATAAAGAAGGGTTTTTAAGAAGTAGAACTTCTCTTATTCAAACAATAGGTAGAGCTGCAAGAAATCAAAATGGTAGGGTTATTCTTTTTGCAAAAAGAATAACAAATTCAATGCAGTTTGCAATTGATGAAACAGCTAGAAGAAGAGAACTTCAAGAAGCACATAATAAAAAGCATGGCATTACACCAACATCAACAAAAAGAAGATTAGATCAAAATTTAAAACTTGAAGAGTATGATGATTTAGCTTGGAAAAAAGATAAAATGGAAAAAATGCCAGCCGCAGAGAGAAAGAAGATATTAATAGAGTTAAATAAACAAATGAAAAAAGCTGCAAAAGATTTAAACTTTGAAGAAGCAATTAGATTAAGAGATGAAATTGATAAAGTGAAGAAAATATGAAAAAAGCAACAAAAAAAGATATAGAAATTATAAAAGAAGCATTTGTTGAAAAATACTCAGATGCTGTTACTGAACTTGATTACAAAAATGATTATGAGTTATTGATAGCTATTATTTTATCAGCGCAATGTACTGATAAAAGGGTAAACATAATAACACCTGCACTTTTTGAGAAGTATCCAAGTGTAAAAGAACTTGCTATTGCAAATTTAGAAGATGTAAAAGAGTTACTAAAATCATGTTCGTTTTTTAACAATAAATCAAAAAACATAATCAAAATGGCACAAAGTGTATTAGAAGATTTTGATGGTGAAATTCCTCATAATCAAAAAGAACTTATGAAATTAGCAGGTGTAGGAAATAAAACTGCAAATGTGTTTATGATTGAGTTTGAAGGTGCTAATCTAATGGCTGTTGATACTCATGTATTTAGAGTTTCACATAGATTAGGTCTTAGCGATGCTAAAAATGTTGACCAAACGGAAGCTGATTTAGTAAAAAGATTAAAAGGGGATGATTTACATATTTTCCATCAAGCAATGGTTTTATTTGGAAGGTATATTTGTAAGGCAGTTAAACCTGATTGTGATAATTGTCTTTTCCCTCATGTATGTAAAACAAAATCATCTTTTAAACCTCAGTAGTTATTAAAATAGTAGATATTTATCTACTATTTTAATCTACACTCTTCTTTGAAGTTTTTGAAAACATACTCATCTTCTATTCTTTGAGCTTCAACGTCTTTTGCCTCACAAACTAATTCTTTACTATCTTTATTTATAATATAAATAAAATCATAGATTTGTTTGCTACTACTTAAAACTTCTATATTTGATTGATTAATAGAGAGTTTCTCTATTTTAATACCTCTTTCATCTAAATAGTATGCTTTAAAAGCATTTGGCAGTTTATTTTCTTGTAAGTGATTAAAATAAAATAATCCTCCTATAGCTAAAACAACTATACTTACAAAACTAATTAACTCTTTTTTTGTAAATATCTTTTTTATCTTATAAACCACATAAATTATTAATGCAATAATAAGTAATGAAAATATTAAAATTTGCATTTCTATCCTTTTTTATTATTCAATCTTTGTTTAAAAGCATCTCTTGATAAATATTTTGAGTTTGTAGGTTTTGATATAAACTCATCTTCTAAAACAGCTTGTTTTTTTACAGCTTTTTTATTTTGAATTTTATTTAATATACCTTTTTGATCAACATCTATATTGTTTATTAAACCTGCTTTTAGGTTGTTTAAAATTGTCAAAACAGTATCTAAATTTTGTTTATCTACATCAAGGGTGATTTTACTCAATATCTATCCTTTTTTTCTTTGGATTATAACAAAGTTTCACCAAACTTAACATTTATTTAACTAATAATTAATATTAAATTAACACCTATATTAGATAATTCAAGAAAAGTTTATCAAGGAAAATTATGAAAAAAATCACTACTATTTCACTTTTATGCGCTGCGAGCATTTTAGGTGCAAATGATACTATTAAACTTGAAAAAATAGAAGTTCAAGAAAAAGTAAATGCTAAGATAGTAAAAGATGTAAGTAATGAGCAAATTAAAAGTGCTGATTTAGCAGAATCTCTTACAAAAAATATACCATCAATCTCTATTGTAAGAAGAAGTGGTATTGCTAATGATATTATTTTAAGAGGTCAAAAGAAAGACAATATTAACATCTTGATTGATGATGCAAAAATCTATGGCGCATGTCCAAATAGAATGGATCCACCAACTTCTCATGTGTTATCAAATAACATAGAAAGCGTTGAGGTTATTGAAGGGCCTTATGATGTTGAAAACTTTGGTACATTAAGTGGTAAAGTAAAAGTAAATACTAAAAAGCCAACTAAAGAGTTCAAAGGTGAAATAAATGCAGGAGCAGGAAGCTTTGGATATCAAAAGCTAAGTGCAAATATAAGTGGTGGAAATGATAAGGTAAAAGTTTTAGTTTCTGCTTCAACTGAAAAAAGTGACCAATATGAAGATGGAAATGGAAATGACTTTTTAGAACAACAAAAAGCTAATGGTGTTGGAGGTTTTAGCCAATACTCAAATGATAAAGAAGAAGCATATGAAAAAAAGACACTTTTAACAAAGCTTATTTTTAATATAGATGATAGTAGTGAAATAAAACTATCTTACAATGCAAATAGAAGTGATAATGTTCTATATCCAAATACTCCAATGGATGCTGATTATGATGATTCAAATATTTATACTTTTGGATATATAAAAAGAGATTTAGGACAATACTCTAAAGAGCTGAGTTTAGATTATTATTATTCAAATGTTGATCATCCAATGAGTACAAGATTAAGAAATTATGATTTAAATTCAAACATGATGATGAGAGACAAATATATGACGAATCATATGAAAAGCTCAATTAAAGGACTTAAAATTAAAAATAGTATGGAGTTTTCAGATACTTTATACACTTTTGGTTTAGATGCTAGTCAAAGAAATTGGAAAGGACAAAAGTTTGCCAGTGTTGCTGCAACTGGTGTAGTTGTTCCAACATCTATATCTACAAGTTTAGCATCAACTGATACAACAAATAAAGCTTTATTTGCAAAAATACAAAAAACATTTGGTAAATTAGATTTAGAGTTTGGTTCAAGATATGATTATACTGATATTGAT includes the following:
- the uvrB gene encoding excinuclease ABC subunit UvrB, translating into MAKFKVESEYSPAGDQPKAIEALSKSIQDGNQYNTLLGVTGSGKTYTMAKVIEKTQKPTLIMTHNKTLAAQLYSEFKQFFPNNHVEYFISYYDYYQPEAYIPRSDLFIEKDSSINAELERLRLSATASLLSFDDVIVIASVSANYGLGNPEEYKAMVQRIEVGFEYSQREFLLKLVEMGYKRNDKFFDRSDFRVNGDVIDIFPAYYEDEFIRVEFFGDEVETITKHEYLTNDKVKELDEVIIYSVNPFVVSNDKLATAVKQIEEELEERLINLKANDKLVEHQRLKQRVEFDLEMIEGTGMCKGIENYARHLTGQKPGETPYSLMNYFESMHEEFLLIVDESHVSLPQFRGMHAADRSRKEVLVDYGFRLPSALDNRPLKFDEFISRKASYLFVSATPNELEIEKSAVVAEQIIRPTGLLDPKIEIMDSEHQVEKLFDEVKRVVEKDERVLITVLTKKMAEELASYYSDLGIKVKYMHSEIDAIERNQIIRELRLGEFDVLIGINLLREGLDIPETSLVAILDADKEGFLRSRTSLIQTIGRAARNQNGRVILFAKRITNSMQFAIDETARRRELQEAHNKKHGITPTSTKRRLDQNLKLEEYDDLAWKKDKMEKMPAAERKKILIELNKQMKKAAKDLNFEEAIRLRDEIDKVKKI
- the nth gene encoding endonuclease III — translated: MKKATKKDIEIIKEAFVEKYSDAVTELDYKNDYELLIAIILSAQCTDKRVNIITPALFEKYPSVKELAIANLEDVKELLKSCSFFNNKSKNIIKMAQSVLEDFDGEIPHNQKELMKLAGVGNKTANVFMIEFEGANLMAVDTHVFRVSHRLGLSDAKNVDQTEADLVKRLKGDDLHIFHQAMVLFGRYICKAVKPDCDNCLFPHVCKTKSSFKPQ
- a CDS encoding TonB-dependent receptor, which produces MKKITTISLLCAASILGANDTIKLEKIEVQEKVNAKIVKDVSNEQIKSADLAESLTKNIPSISIVRRSGIANDIILRGQKKDNINILIDDAKIYGACPNRMDPPTSHVLSNNIESVEVIEGPYDVENFGTLSGKVKVNTKKPTKEFKGEINAGAGSFGYQKLSANISGGNDKVKVLVSASTEKSDQYEDGNGNDFLEQQKANGVGGFSQYSNDKEEAYEKKTLLTKLIFNIDDSSEIKLSYNANRSDNVLYPNTPMDADYDDSNIYTFGYIKRDLGQYSKELSLDYYYSNVDHPMSTRLRNYDLNSNMMMRDKYMTNHMKSSIKGLKIKNSMEFSDTLYTFGLDASQRNWKGQKFASVAATGVVVPTSISTSLASTDTTNKALFAKIQKTFGKLDLEFGSRYDYTDIDTISSTSNDKKYTSLNANIFATYNTDENTKYFAGLGKASRVPDARELYYAGSGNDDLDQTKNYELDLGFEKTIGNFNIRTKAFYSKLEDYIYNTGTFTNIDAKIYGLDISGFYYLSDELSFDYGIAYQRGKKDGDFADKDLAEIAPLKGNFAVNYEKGNAKFTTEIIAVDSWDSFDSDNGEQALGGYAVVNTKYSNNITKNIGFTLGIDNIFDKTYTSTNTYNDIKYIGLGQTELLNDPGRYFYANLKYSF